A single Cucumis melo cultivar AY chromosome 4, USDA_Cmelo_AY_1.0, whole genome shotgun sequence DNA region contains:
- the LOC103503847 gene encoding cysteine--tRNA ligase, chloroplastic/mitochondrial isoform X1, translating to MASLLKFYNPLTFTRFTPISVSQVILRRTLRNSHFSFFNSATTFACFTSSPTSSQLPVSAPNLKKINAVRHESTSSELWLHNTMSRKKEVFKPKVEGKVGMYVCGVTAYDLSHIGHARVYVTFDVLYRYLRHLGYEVLYVRNFTDVDDKIIARANELGEDPLNLSRRYCEEFRRDMVYLHCLPPSVEPQVSDHMPQIIDMIKQILDNGYAYCVDGDVYFNVDKFPDYGQLSGRKLEDNRAGERVSVDSRKKNPADFALWKSAKEGEPFWESPWGPGRPGWHIECSAMSASYLGYSFDIHGGGMDLVFPHHENEIAQSCAACRTSNVSYWVHNGFVTIDSEKMSKSLGNFFTIRQVIDLYHPLALRLFLLGTHYRSPINYSDLLLESASDRIFYIYQTLDDCRTVISQQDESSFKGSIAPSLMEEINKFYNVFLTSMSDDIHTPVVLAALSDPLKIINDLLHTRKGKKQEFRMESLAALEKIIGNVLSILGLMPASYSEALQQLKEKALKRAKMTNDQVLQKIEERNAARKNKEYEKSDSIRTDLAAVGIALMDGPNGTTWRPSLPLALQEHQASST from the exons ATGGCTTCCCTCCTTAAGTTCTACAATCCATTAACGTTCACTAGATTCACCCCCATTTCAGTCTCTCAGGTCATTCTCCGCAGAACTCTTCGCAATTCCCATTTCTCATTCTTCAATTCCGCTACAACTTTCGCTTGTTTCACTTCTTCTCCGACCTCATCTCAGCTCCCGGTCAGTGCGCCGAATCTCAAAAAAATAAACGCCGTTAGGCACGAGAGTACTTCCTCGGAACTGTGGCTACACAACACAATGAGTAGGAAGAAGGAGGTGTTCAAGCCTAAGGTCGAAGGCAAAGTGGGAATGTATGTATGCGGTGTTACTGCCTATGATCTCAGCCATATCGGCCATGCTCGTGTTTATGTTACATTCGATGTTCTCTATAG GTATTTGAGGCATTTGGGATACGAAGTTCTTTATGTTCGCAATTTCACCGATGTGGATGATAAA ATAATTGCTAGAGCAAATGAGTTGGGGGAAGATCCACTAAATTTAAGTAGACGTTACTGTGAAGAATTCCGCAGGGATATGGTGTATCTTCATTGTTTGCCTCCTTCAGTTGAACCCCAAGTTTCGGACCATATGCCCCAGATTATTGACATGATAAAGCAG ATTCTTGATAATGGGTATGCCTATTGTGTTGATGGTGACGTATACTTTAATGTGGACAAGTTTCCAGATTATGGGCAATTGTCTGGTCGAAAATTAGAGGATAATCGAGCTGGAGAGCGGGTTTCTGTGGACTCCAGGAAGAAAAACCCTGCTGATTTTGCTTTGTGGAAG TCTGCAAAGGAGGGGGAACCATTTTGGGAAAGTCCATGGGGTCCTGGAAGGCCTGGTTGGCATATAGAGTGTAGTGCCATGAGTGCGTCTTATCTGGGGTATTCTTTTGATATACATGGTGGAGGGATGGATCTTGTGTTTCCCCACCATGAAAATGAAATAGCCCAGAGCTGTGCCGCTTGCAGAACAAGTAATGTAAGCTACTGGGTACATAATGGTTTTGTGACAATTGACTCGGAGAAAATGTCTAAATCTCTTGGGAACTTTTTCACCATTCGGCAG GTGATCGATCTTTACCATCCACTTGCTTTGAGGCTTTTCTTGTTGGGGACACATTATCGTTCTCCAATCAACTACTCTGATTTACTGCTTGAAAGTGCTTCAGATCGCATTTTTTACATCTACCAG ACTCTTGATGACTGTAGAACTGTCATTAGCCAGCAAGATGAATCAAGTTTTAAGGGTTCCATTGCCCCAAGTTTGATGGAAGAAATCAACAAATTCTACAATGTTTTTCTGACTTCAATGTCCGATGATATTCACACTCCTGTGGTTTTGGCAGCGTTGTCAGATCCTTTGAAAATTATTAATGATTTATTACATACTCGTAAG GGAAAGAAGCAGGAATTTCGAATGGAATCCCTTGCAGCTTTGGAGAAGATAATTGGAAATGTGTTGTCCATCTTAGGACTCATGCCTGCTAGTTACTCTGAG GCTCTACAACAGTTGAAGGAAAAGGCTTTAAAGCGCGCAAAGATGACGAACGATCAAGTATTacagaaaatagaagaaaggaATGCAGCAAGAAAGAACAAGGAGTATGAAAAATCTGATTCAATCAGGACTGATCTAGCTGCTGTTGGAATTGCTCTAATGGATGGCCCTAATGGGACAACTTGGAGACCATCCCTCCCTCTTGCACTTCAAGAACATCAGGCTTCTTCAACTTGA
- the LOC103503846 gene encoding ER membrane protein complex subunit 7 homolog: MRSQVFFLLLSLQLFFSLLTSSHAISSGSGDGYTIYGRVKIPSNTLKGFGLPGKTSNIKVILNGGQRVTFLRPDGYFSFYNVPAGTHLIEVAALGYFFSPVRVDVSARNPGKVQAAQTENRRVLSELVLEPLRDEEYYEVREPFNIMSVVKSPMGLMVGFMVIVVFLMPKLMENIDPEEMRRAQEEMRNQGVPTLSSLLPGAGRSS; the protein is encoded by the exons ATGCGTTCTCAAGTTTTCTTTCTCTTGCTTTCTCTCCAATTATTCTTCTCTCTGTTAACTTCGTCCCATGCTATTTCCTCTGG GTCCGGCGATGGATACACCATCTATGGTCGTGTGAAGATTCCAa GCAACACACTTAAAGGATTTGGACTTCCTGGAAAAACATCAAACATTAAAGTCATACTTAATGGTGGCCAAAGAGTAACCTTCTTGAGGCCCGATGGATATTTTTCATT CTATAATGTGCCAGCCGGAACCCATCTGATTGAAGTGGCTGCATTGGGTTATTTCTTTTCTCCC GTTCGAGTTGATGTGAGTGCCAGAAACCCAGGTAAGGTTCAGGCAGCCCAAACTGAAAACAGGCGGGTGTTGAGTGAGCTTGTTTTAGAGCCTTTAAGGGATGAAGAGTATTATGAG GTTCGAGAACCTTTCAACATAATGTCTGTTGTGAAAAGTCCTATGGGTCTGATGGTAGGATTCATGGTAATTGTTGTATTCCTGATGCCCAAGTTAATGGAGAACATAG ACCCTGAAGAAATGAGAAGAGCACAAGAAGAAATGAGGAACCAAGGCGTCCCAACTCTATCAAGCTTGCTACCCGGGGCTGGCCGGAGCAGTTAA
- the LOC103503845 gene encoding uncharacterized vacuolar membrane protein YML018C, which produces MGWRYKAGLFLIVTVVIIWVTSAEVTQDIFTAYKQPFAITYLGASLMVVYLPIAFLKDWFCNLVKRHSSKSGKNAESFSETCALKQSGAETNLDVELQGNFTRKDSDADFSTHAEESPLVSRNKDDPYILKQEKELTNKEIATYGFYIAPIWFVTEYLSNAALARTSVASTTVLSSTSGLFTLFIGAALGQDSLNMVKVVAVFVSMAGVIMTTLGKTWASDESQLTASDNEHSLIGDLFGLLSAVSYGLFTVLLKKFAGEEGERVDVQKLFGYIGLFTLITLWWLVWPLTALGIEPKFSIPHSLRTEEVVLANGFIGSVLSDYFWALCVVWTTPLVATLGMSLTIPLAMLADMFLHGRHYSAVYMLGSTQVFAGFVIANLSDWFSKKLGL; this is translated from the exons ATGGGTTGGAGGTATAAGGCTGGTTTGTTCCTCATAGTGACTGTTGTTATTATATGGGTTACCTCAGCCGAAGTGACCCAG GACATATTTACTGCTTATAAGCAGCCTTTTGCAATAACATATCTCGGAGCTTCTCTCATGGTAGTTTACCTCCCAATAGCATTCCTTAAGGATTGGTTTTGTAATTTGGTAAAACGCCACTCTTCTAAAAGTGGTAAAAATGCAGAAAGCTTCAGTGAGACCTGTGCTCTAAAACAAAGTGGAGCCGAGACAAACTTGGATGTGGAACTTCAGGGAAATTTCACTAGAAAAGACAGTGATGCTGATTTTTCAACTCATGCTGAAGAAAGCCCCCTTGTTTCTAGAAATAAAGATGATCCATATATATTGAAACAAGAGAAGGAGCTTACTAACAAGGAAATTGCCACATATGGATTCTACATTGCGCCCATCTGGTTTGTAACCGAG TATCTTTCAAATGCTGCACTTGCCCGGACAAGTGTTGCCAGTACAACAGTTTTATCCTCTACTTCTGGACTTTTTACTCTGTTTATTGGTGCTGCCCTTGGCCAAGATTCATTAAATATGGTTAAAGTCGTTGCTGTCTTCGTTAGTATGGCTGGTGTCATTATGACAACTCTTGGTAAAACCTGGGCTTCCGATGAGTCACAACTAACTGCTTCTGA TAATGAACACTCCCTCATTGGAGATCTCTTTGGTTTACTCTCAGCTGTTTCATATGGGCTATTTACTG TGCTTCTTAAAAAGTTTGCTGGTGAAGAAGGAGAGAGGGTTGATGTGCAAAAATTGTTTGGATACATTGGTCTTTTCACACTTATTACACTTTGGTGGTTAG TTTGGCCATTGACAGCCTTGGGAATAGAACCCAAGTTTTCGATTCCTCACTCTCTTAGGACAGAGGAAGTAGTTCTTGCTAATGGATTTATTGGAAGCGTACTTTCCGATTACTTCTG GGCACTCTGTGTCGTGTGGACTACGCCGCTGGTGGCAACATTGGGCATGTCGCTCACCATCCCACTTGCAATGTTGGCTGACatgttcctccatggtcgtCACTACTCAGCAGTTTACATGCTTGGCTCGACTCAG GTGTTTGCAGGATTTGTAATTGCCAATCTTTCAGACTGGTTCTCAAAGAAGCTGGGGTTGTAA
- the LOC103503847 gene encoding cysteine--tRNA ligase, chloroplastic/mitochondrial isoform X3 gives MVYLHCLPPSVEPQVSDHMPQIIDMIKQILDNGYAYCVDGDVYFNVDKFPDYGQLSGRKLEDNRAGERVSVDSRKKNPADFALWKSAKEGEPFWESPWGPGRPGWHIECSAMSASYLGYSFDIHGGGMDLVFPHHENEIAQSCAACRTSNVSYWVHNGFVTIDSEKMSKSLGNFFTIRQVIDLYHPLALRLFLLGTHYRSPINYSDLLLESASDRIFYIYQTLDDCRTVISQQDESSFKGSIAPSLMEEINKFYNVFLTSMSDDIHTPVVLAALSDPLKIINDLLHTRKGKKQEFRMESLAALEKIIGNVLSILGLMPASYSEALQQLKEKALKRAKMTNDQVLQKIEERNAARKNKEYEKSDSIRTDLAAVGIALMDGPNGTTWRPSLPLALQEHQASST, from the exons ATGGTGTATCTTCATTGTTTGCCTCCTTCAGTTGAACCCCAAGTTTCGGACCATATGCCCCAGATTATTGACATGATAAAGCAG ATTCTTGATAATGGGTATGCCTATTGTGTTGATGGTGACGTATACTTTAATGTGGACAAGTTTCCAGATTATGGGCAATTGTCTGGTCGAAAATTAGAGGATAATCGAGCTGGAGAGCGGGTTTCTGTGGACTCCAGGAAGAAAAACCCTGCTGATTTTGCTTTGTGGAAG TCTGCAAAGGAGGGGGAACCATTTTGGGAAAGTCCATGGGGTCCTGGAAGGCCTGGTTGGCATATAGAGTGTAGTGCCATGAGTGCGTCTTATCTGGGGTATTCTTTTGATATACATGGTGGAGGGATGGATCTTGTGTTTCCCCACCATGAAAATGAAATAGCCCAGAGCTGTGCCGCTTGCAGAACAAGTAATGTAAGCTACTGGGTACATAATGGTTTTGTGACAATTGACTCGGAGAAAATGTCTAAATCTCTTGGGAACTTTTTCACCATTCGGCAG GTGATCGATCTTTACCATCCACTTGCTTTGAGGCTTTTCTTGTTGGGGACACATTATCGTTCTCCAATCAACTACTCTGATTTACTGCTTGAAAGTGCTTCAGATCGCATTTTTTACATCTACCAG ACTCTTGATGACTGTAGAACTGTCATTAGCCAGCAAGATGAATCAAGTTTTAAGGGTTCCATTGCCCCAAGTTTGATGGAAGAAATCAACAAATTCTACAATGTTTTTCTGACTTCAATGTCCGATGATATTCACACTCCTGTGGTTTTGGCAGCGTTGTCAGATCCTTTGAAAATTATTAATGATTTATTACATACTCGTAAG GGAAAGAAGCAGGAATTTCGAATGGAATCCCTTGCAGCTTTGGAGAAGATAATTGGAAATGTGTTGTCCATCTTAGGACTCATGCCTGCTAGTTACTCTGAG GCTCTACAACAGTTGAAGGAAAAGGCTTTAAAGCGCGCAAAGATGACGAACGATCAAGTATTacagaaaatagaagaaaggaATGCAGCAAGAAAGAACAAGGAGTATGAAAAATCTGATTCAATCAGGACTGATCTAGCTGCTGTTGGAATTGCTCTAATGGATGGCCCTAATGGGACAACTTGGAGACCATCCCTCCCTCTTGCACTTCAAGAACATCAGGCTTCTTCAACTTGA
- the LOC103503848 gene encoding uncharacterized protein LOC103503848 — translation MFSAGDASSGDLEFLSDDDAWYNATVKLQGKVLRVSYCEFSEEHDNVFDADHFQSLSELSVFEARFRPMSRQLQDYECPNVHPGMPVCASYSSRADDVRFYDALVEGVDYLEHSYANGEEECLCNFILLWQRGPNSGNLTIASIANMCQIQFDKINDTVLATFFRKVREKIETRMNRGNICSEDHFPTHNGGGACQKDDCSLKLKHRLSFFERMDQETRRAKRSSGDVEPWEDQLSLSSRKREVIEQDTDIGGMKYQYMILLENLDKGLAPLKLAKFLYEETLILPRVYIFPSLTFELYARGAVVMNCRKNLKRLYDFLDSPDHVILSSQGRPLVVTGKIARHETFGTLAAGAMVLDSENKFGNEKDGRASCELKVVKVGTNEYLTAKHMKELFVEFLSHQRGLQQRLAMEESKIYCNGALQ, via the exons ATGTTCTCCGCCGGAGACGCCTCCTCCGGCGACTTGGAGTTTCTGAGCGACGATGACGCGTGGTACAATGCGACCGTGAAACTCCAAGGCAAGGTTCTTAGGGTCAGTTATTGCGAGTTCTCTGAGGAACATGACAATGTCTTCGACGCCGATCATTTCCAGAGCTTATCGGAGTTGAGCGTCTTCGAAGCTAGGTTTCGGCCTATGTCCAGACAGTTGCAGGATTATGAATGCCCTAACGTCCACCCTGGAATGCCCGTTTGCGCTTCATACTCCTCTCGAGCCGATGATGTTCGCTTCTACGACGCTCTTGTGGAAGGG GTGGATTATCTTGAACACTCTTATGCAAATGGAGAAGAAGAATGCTTATGCAACTTTATCCTTTTATGGCAGCGTGGTCCAAACTCTGGGAATTTGACAATTGCCAGTATTGCTAACATGTGTCAAATTCAATTTGATAAAATTAATGACACAGTGTTAGCGACCTTCTTCAGAAAAGTTAGGGAGAAAATCGAAACCAGAATGAATAGAGGTAATATCTGTTCTGAAGATCACTTTCCCACCCATAATGGCGGTGGTGCTTGTCAGAAGGATGACTGCAGCCTAAAATTAAAGCACCGGCTTTCCTTTTTTGAACGCATGGACCAG GAAACACGACGTGCCAAGCGTTCTTCTGGGGACGTAGAGCCATGGGAAG ACCAACTGTCTCTCAGTTCCAGAAAGCGTGAGGTAATCGAGCAAGATACTGATATTGGTGGAATGAAGTATCAGTACATGATTTTACTTGAGAACCTAGATAAGGGATTGGCTCCCCTAAAACTTGCCAAATTCTTATATGAAGAAACTTTGATCTTACCTCGAGTATACATCTTCCCAAGCTTAACATTTGAGTTATATGCAAGGGGAGCTGTTGTAATGAATTGCAGAAAGAACCTAAAGAGATTGTATGATTTTTTGGACAGTCCAGATCATGTCATTTTATCCTCCCAAGGAAG GCCCTTGGTAGTAACTGGAAAAATAGCAAGGCACGAAACTTTTGGGACATTGGCGGCCGGGGCTATGGTTCTAGACTCTGAA AATAAATTTGGTAATGAAAAAGATGGGAGGGCGTCTTGTGAGCTGAAGGTTGTGAAAGTAGGAACAAACGAGTATTTGACTGCAAAGCACATGAAGGAATTGTTCGTGGAGTTTCTTAGCCATCAAAGGGGATTACAACAAAGATTGGCCATGGAGGAGAGCAAGATATATTGCAATGGTGCTTTGCAATAA
- the LOC103503847 gene encoding cysteine--tRNA ligase, chloroplastic/mitochondrial isoform X2: MASLLKFYNPLTFTRFTPISVSQLPVSAPNLKKINAVRHESTSSELWLHNTMSRKKEVFKPKVEGKVGMYVCGVTAYDLSHIGHARVYVTFDVLYRYLRHLGYEVLYVRNFTDVDDKIIARANELGEDPLNLSRRYCEEFRRDMVYLHCLPPSVEPQVSDHMPQIIDMIKQILDNGYAYCVDGDVYFNVDKFPDYGQLSGRKLEDNRAGERVSVDSRKKNPADFALWKSAKEGEPFWESPWGPGRPGWHIECSAMSASYLGYSFDIHGGGMDLVFPHHENEIAQSCAACRTSNVSYWVHNGFVTIDSEKMSKSLGNFFTIRQVIDLYHPLALRLFLLGTHYRSPINYSDLLLESASDRIFYIYQTLDDCRTVISQQDESSFKGSIAPSLMEEINKFYNVFLTSMSDDIHTPVVLAALSDPLKIINDLLHTRKGKKQEFRMESLAALEKIIGNVLSILGLMPASYSEALQQLKEKALKRAKMTNDQVLQKIEERNAARKNKEYEKSDSIRTDLAAVGIALMDGPNGTTWRPSLPLALQEHQASST; the protein is encoded by the exons ATGGCTTCCCTCCTTAAGTTCTACAATCCATTAACGTTCACTAGATTCACCCCCATTTCAGTCTCTCAG CTCCCGGTCAGTGCGCCGAATCTCAAAAAAATAAACGCCGTTAGGCACGAGAGTACTTCCTCGGAACTGTGGCTACACAACACAATGAGTAGGAAGAAGGAGGTGTTCAAGCCTAAGGTCGAAGGCAAAGTGGGAATGTATGTATGCGGTGTTACTGCCTATGATCTCAGCCATATCGGCCATGCTCGTGTTTATGTTACATTCGATGTTCTCTATAG GTATTTGAGGCATTTGGGATACGAAGTTCTTTATGTTCGCAATTTCACCGATGTGGATGATAAA ATAATTGCTAGAGCAAATGAGTTGGGGGAAGATCCACTAAATTTAAGTAGACGTTACTGTGAAGAATTCCGCAGGGATATGGTGTATCTTCATTGTTTGCCTCCTTCAGTTGAACCCCAAGTTTCGGACCATATGCCCCAGATTATTGACATGATAAAGCAG ATTCTTGATAATGGGTATGCCTATTGTGTTGATGGTGACGTATACTTTAATGTGGACAAGTTTCCAGATTATGGGCAATTGTCTGGTCGAAAATTAGAGGATAATCGAGCTGGAGAGCGGGTTTCTGTGGACTCCAGGAAGAAAAACCCTGCTGATTTTGCTTTGTGGAAG TCTGCAAAGGAGGGGGAACCATTTTGGGAAAGTCCATGGGGTCCTGGAAGGCCTGGTTGGCATATAGAGTGTAGTGCCATGAGTGCGTCTTATCTGGGGTATTCTTTTGATATACATGGTGGAGGGATGGATCTTGTGTTTCCCCACCATGAAAATGAAATAGCCCAGAGCTGTGCCGCTTGCAGAACAAGTAATGTAAGCTACTGGGTACATAATGGTTTTGTGACAATTGACTCGGAGAAAATGTCTAAATCTCTTGGGAACTTTTTCACCATTCGGCAG GTGATCGATCTTTACCATCCACTTGCTTTGAGGCTTTTCTTGTTGGGGACACATTATCGTTCTCCAATCAACTACTCTGATTTACTGCTTGAAAGTGCTTCAGATCGCATTTTTTACATCTACCAG ACTCTTGATGACTGTAGAACTGTCATTAGCCAGCAAGATGAATCAAGTTTTAAGGGTTCCATTGCCCCAAGTTTGATGGAAGAAATCAACAAATTCTACAATGTTTTTCTGACTTCAATGTCCGATGATATTCACACTCCTGTGGTTTTGGCAGCGTTGTCAGATCCTTTGAAAATTATTAATGATTTATTACATACTCGTAAG GGAAAGAAGCAGGAATTTCGAATGGAATCCCTTGCAGCTTTGGAGAAGATAATTGGAAATGTGTTGTCCATCTTAGGACTCATGCCTGCTAGTTACTCTGAG GCTCTACAACAGTTGAAGGAAAAGGCTTTAAAGCGCGCAAAGATGACGAACGATCAAGTATTacagaaaatagaagaaaggaATGCAGCAAGAAAGAACAAGGAGTATGAAAAATCTGATTCAATCAGGACTGATCTAGCTGCTGTTGGAATTGCTCTAATGGATGGCCCTAATGGGACAACTTGGAGACCATCCCTCCCTCTTGCACTTCAAGAACATCAGGCTTCTTCAACTTGA